The Variovorax sp. S12S4 genome includes the window GCAGGAGCCGCAGGGCGTGCCGGCGGAGGTGCGGCAGCTCTTCGGCAAGGCACCGGCCTACACGATCGCTCCGGGCGACGTGATCGGCATCGTGGTGTACCGGCATCCGGAACTCATGCCCAACGCGGGCGCCGTGATCTCGCAGCAGTCGGATCCGACGGGCGTGAGCGTGGCTCCCGGCTTCATCGTCGACGGATCGGGCGAGATCAGCTTTCCCTACATCGGCCGCACCAAGGTCGAGGGCATGACGGAAAGCGCCGCCTCCGACCTGATCACGCGGCGCATTTCACCCTTCGTGAAAGACCCGCTGGTCAGCGTTCGGATCCAGTCGTTCCGCAGCCGCCGCGTGTACGTGGAAGGCGAGGTCCGCACCCCGGGCCTGCAGATCTTCACCGACGTGCCGATGACGCTTGCAGAGGCGATCAACCGCGCCGGCAGCGTGACCACCGCCGCCGACCGCTCCCGCGTGACCCTCACGCGCGGCGAGCGCACGGTGACCATCGACCTGCCGCTGCTGCAGCGCTACGGCTTCGACGCGAGCCGCATTCCGCTGCAGAACGGCGACCTCGTGAACGTGGGCACCCGCGAAGACAGCCGCGTGTATGTGATGGGCGAGATCCGCAACCCCTCGGCCCTGCTGATGCGCAACGGCAGGCTGAGCCTGAACGAGGCGCTGGGCGATGCGGGCGGGCCCGACCTGCTGACCTCGTCGCCCGGCCAGATCTACGTGGTGCGCAACTCGCGCGGCGAAGTGCCCGAGATCTACCACCTCGACGCAAAGAACCCGGTGGCGCTGGCGCTGGCCGACCGCTTTCCGCTGCAGGCGCGCGACGTCGT containing:
- a CDS encoding polysaccharide biosynthesis/export family protein, which codes for MAHLDPASSSRGAPVAPASVQASARERVRRRIGSVVALVLPLCLAGCGIPGFKTPDTSGWSSSHAEGEPKIVPITPELIRTRAAQEPQGVPAEVRQLFGKAPAYTIAPGDVIGIVVYRHPELMPNAGAVISQQSDPTGVSVAPGFIVDGSGEISFPYIGRTKVEGMTESAASDLITRRISPFVKDPLVSVRIQSFRSRRVYVEGEVRTPGLQIFTDVPMTLAEAINRAGSVTTAADRSRVTLTRGERTVTIDLPLLQRYGFDASRIPLQNGDLVNVGTREDSRVYVMGEIRNPSALLMRNGRLSLNEALGDAGGPDLLTSSPGQIYVVRNSRGEVPEIYHLDAKNPVALALADRFPLQARDVVYIDPVPLVRWNRVISLILPAAQVVNLGGTASRR